In Candidatus Methylomirabilota bacterium, one DNA window encodes the following:
- a CDS encoding aldo/keto reductase, translating to MEQRPVGQSPLRVSALGLGCMSLSGVYGAADDAASVALVQHALDRGITHVDSSDMYGWGHNETLLGRALRGRRDRVVLATKFGQTRNASGANLVNGRPEYVREACDASLTRLGVDVIDLYYQHRVDPSVPIEDTVGAMKGLVEAGKVRALGLSEAAPATIRRAHAVHPIAAVQSEFSLLYRVEAEETLRVCRELGISFVAYSPLGRGFLTGQIQKIADIPEGDRRRDHPRFQDGNFGHNVDLVHRIEAIAAEKGCTPGQLVLAWLLAQGPDVLPIPGTKRKDRLEENLGAAAVKLGPSDVARIAAAVPAGAAAGTRYPAPQMKSVYL from the coding sequence ATGGAACAGCGCCCCGTCGGTCAAAGCCCGCTCCGCGTCTCCGCCCTCGGTCTCGGCTGCATGTCACTCTCCGGCGTCTACGGCGCCGCCGACGACGCGGCCTCCGTCGCCCTCGTCCAGCACGCGCTGGACCGCGGCATCACGCACGTCGACTCCTCGGACATGTACGGGTGGGGCCACAACGAGACGCTGCTGGGGCGCGCGCTGCGCGGCCGGCGCGATCGCGTGGTGCTCGCCACCAAGTTCGGGCAGACGCGTAACGCGTCGGGGGCGAATCTCGTCAACGGCCGCCCCGAGTACGTGCGCGAAGCGTGCGACGCCAGCCTGACCCGCCTCGGCGTGGACGTGATCGACCTCTACTACCAGCATCGCGTGGACCCGTCCGTGCCCATCGAGGACACGGTGGGCGCGATGAAGGGGCTGGTGGAGGCGGGCAAGGTGCGCGCGCTCGGGCTGTCCGAAGCCGCGCCCGCGACGATCCGCCGCGCGCACGCCGTGCATCCCATCGCCGCGGTGCAGAGCGAGTTCTCGCTGCTCTACCGCGTCGAGGCCGAGGAGACGCTGCGCGTGTGCCGCGAGCTCGGCATCAGCTTCGTGGCCTATTCCCCGCTGGGGCGCGGCTTCCTGACCGGCCAGATCCAGAAGATCGCCGACATTCCCGAGGGCGATCGCCGCCGCGACCACCCGCGCTTCCAGGACGGCAACTTCGGCCACAACGTGGACCTCGTGCATCGCATCGAGGCCATCGCCGCGGAGAAGGGGTGCACGCCCGGGCAGCTCGTGCTGGCCTGGCTGCTCGCGCAGGGGCCGGACGTGCTGCCGATACCCGGGACCAAGCGAAAGGACCGCCTGGAAGAAAATCTTGGCGCGGCGGCGGTGAAGCTCGGCCCCTCGGACGTGGCGCGCATCGCCGCCGCGGTGCCGGCGGGCGCCGCCGCGGGCACGCGCTATCCCGCGCCGCAGATGAAGAGCGTCTACCTCTAG
- a CDS encoding 2-hydroxyacid dehydrogenase produces MTGSARPLRVAFVGGFAACFVEPVRARVATPCELVMGDEREVLARLGDVDVVVTLAFTPAMGAVASRLRLVQVPGAGVDRIDRRALPPGAVVANAYGHERGIAEYVLGAMLAWNHRFVSVDANLRRGRWDAAWSHDAPPPPFVPELGGKTLGILGYGRIGQAVARRARAFDMTVHAIRREPRGTSTEGLVSLAGPEGLDALLGAVDYLAITLALTPETRGMIGARELARMRRRAVVINVARGEIVDEDALYEALAAGTIAGAALDVWYRYPAAPGATLPSRRPFHELPNVLMTPHVSGWTEGMLDARAAVIAGNIERIARGEAPVNLVA; encoded by the coding sequence GTGACCGGATCCGCGAGGCCGCTCCGCGTCGCCTTCGTGGGCGGCTTCGCGGCGTGCTTCGTGGAGCCGGTGCGGGCCCGCGTGGCGACGCCCTGCGAGCTCGTCATGGGCGACGAGCGCGAGGTGCTCGCGCGCCTGGGCGACGTGGACGTGGTGGTGACGCTGGCCTTCACGCCCGCCATGGGCGCCGTCGCGTCCCGGCTGCGCCTGGTCCAGGTGCCCGGCGCCGGCGTCGATCGCATCGACCGCCGCGCGCTCCCGCCCGGCGCCGTGGTCGCCAATGCCTACGGTCATGAGCGGGGCATCGCGGAGTACGTGCTGGGCGCCATGCTCGCCTGGAATCACCGATTCGTCTCGGTCGACGCGAATCTGCGGCGCGGCCGCTGGGACGCCGCGTGGTCCCACGACGCCCCGCCGCCGCCGTTCGTGCCCGAGCTGGGCGGGAAGACGCTGGGCATTCTCGGCTACGGGCGCATCGGCCAGGCGGTGGCACGCCGGGCGCGGGCGTTCGACATGACCGTCCACGCGATACGCCGCGAGCCCAGAGGCACGAGCACCGAGGGCCTGGTCTCGCTCGCGGGGCCGGAGGGGCTCGACGCGCTCCTGGGCGCCGTGGACTATCTGGCGATCACGCTGGCCCTCACCCCGGAGACGCGCGGGATGATCGGCGCCCGCGAGCTGGCGCGGATGAGGCGCCGCGCCGTCGTGATCAACGTGGCGCGGGGCGAGATCGTGGACGAGGATGCGCTCTACGAGGCGCTGGCCGCCGGCACGATCGCGGGCGCGGCGCTGGACGTCTGGTACCGCTATCCCGCCGCGCCGGGCGCCACGCTGCCGTCACGCCGGCCCTTTCACGAGCTGCCGAATGTGCTGATGACGCCGCACGTATCTGGCTGGACCGAGGGCATGCTGGACGCGCGCGCCGCCGTGATCGCGGGCAACATCGAGCGCATTGCCCGGGGAGAGGCGCCGGTCAACCTCGTCGCCTGA
- a CDS encoding efflux RND transporter periplasmic adaptor subunit, translated as MIRASRSVPLVVLILALVVMLGACSRDKAESKAPPATAAVPVAVAPVEQKAMPLQLQAIGTVEAFSVVSVRAQVGGELTKVHFNEGQDVKKGALLFTIDPRSFEAALAQAEATLAKDTGLVQQARATLQRDRARVLQTRAALARDQAQARTADAEAKRYAELYKRELISLEQSEQFHTTAEALAATVRADEADVKSAEETVRADEAAIKAAEQTVRGDEAMVDSAKIQLGYTKITSPIDGRTGSLMLHEGNIVRAGGTSDSTLVVINQIQPVYVSFTVPQQQLPAIRRYMAEGTLEVRATPAGDAQPQRGTVSFVDNVVDAATGTIRLKGTFTNAERKLWPGQFANVELVLSTEPDAIVVPAQAVQTGQGNSTFVFVVRDDSTVETRRITVKRTQGNETVVGDGLKPGEKVVTDGMPRLVAGAKVEIRAAQEGGRSGGGRRSGGATPGGAAPDTGGKAPPGARP; from the coding sequence ATGATCCGGGCCTCGCGCTCCGTCCCCCTCGTCGTGCTGATCTTGGCCCTCGTCGTCATGCTGGGCGCCTGCTCGCGTGACAAGGCCGAATCCAAGGCGCCGCCCGCGACCGCCGCGGTGCCGGTGGCCGTCGCTCCCGTCGAGCAGAAGGCCATGCCCTTGCAGCTGCAAGCCATCGGCACCGTCGAGGCGTTCTCCGTGGTCTCCGTGCGCGCCCAGGTGGGCGGCGAGCTGACGAAGGTGCACTTCAACGAAGGCCAGGACGTCAAGAAGGGCGCGCTGCTCTTCACCATCGACCCGCGTTCCTTCGAGGCCGCGCTGGCCCAGGCCGAGGCCACCCTCGCCAAGGACACCGGGCTCGTGCAGCAGGCACGCGCGACGCTCCAGCGCGACCGGGCGCGGGTGCTCCAGACGCGCGCCGCCCTCGCGCGCGACCAGGCGCAGGCGCGCACCGCGGACGCCGAGGCCAAGCGCTACGCGGAGCTCTACAAGCGTGAGCTCATCTCGCTCGAGCAGTCCGAGCAGTTCCACACCACCGCGGAGGCGCTCGCCGCGACAGTGCGGGCCGATGAGGCCGACGTGAAGAGCGCGGAGGAGACGGTGCGGGCCGACGAGGCCGCCATCAAGGCCGCCGAGCAGACGGTGCGGGGCGACGAGGCCATGGTGGACAGCGCCAAGATCCAGCTCGGCTACACCAAGATCACCTCGCCCATCGACGGCCGCACCGGCAGCCTCATGCTGCACGAGGGCAACATCGTACGCGCGGGCGGGACGTCCGACTCCACTCTCGTCGTCATCAACCAGATCCAGCCCGTCTACGTCTCCTTCACCGTGCCCCAGCAGCAGCTGCCCGCCATCCGTCGCTACATGGCCGAGGGGACGCTCGAGGTGCGGGCGACCCCCGCCGGTGACGCTCAGCCCCAGCGGGGCACGGTGAGCTTCGTGGACAACGTCGTGGACGCCGCCACCGGCACGATCCGTCTCAAGGGCACCTTTACCAACGCGGAGCGGAAGCTCTGGCCCGGCCAGTTCGCCAATGTGGAGCTGGTGCTCTCCACCGAGCCCGACGCCATCGTCGTACCCGCGCAGGCGGTCCAGACCGGCCAGGGCAACAGCACGTTCGTCTTCGTGGTGAGAGACGATTCCACCGTGGAGACGCGGCGGATCACCGTGAAGCGCACCCAGGGCAACGAGACGGTGGTCGGCGACGGGCTCAAGCCCGGCGAGAAGGTGGTGACCGACGGCATGCCGCGGCTCGTGGCCGGCGCCAAGGTCGAGATCCGTGCGGCCCAGGAAGGCGGCCGGTCGGGCGGCGGGCGGCGCTCCGGCGGTGCGACGCCGGGCGGCGCGGCGCCGGACACAGGCGGCAAGGCCCCCCCGGGGGCCAGGCCGTGA
- a CDS encoding PaaI family thioesterase has protein sequence MSETFDPKELSARWKGTLGELLGVEFVEASKERVVARLTIRDDLRTVGGPLHGGTLMAFADTIGAVATVLNLPPGAGTTTLESKTNFFAAGRDGIVQAEATPLHRGKRTQVWQTRITDASGRMLSLTTQTQMVLM, from the coding sequence ATGAGCGAGACCTTCGATCCCAAGGAGCTGAGCGCCCGATGGAAGGGCACGCTCGGCGAGCTGCTCGGCGTCGAGTTCGTCGAGGCGAGCAAGGAGCGCGTGGTGGCGCGCCTGACGATTCGGGATGACCTGCGTACCGTCGGGGGCCCGCTCCACGGCGGCACCCTGATGGCCTTCGCCGACACCATCGGCGCCGTCGCCACCGTGCTGAACCTTCCGCCCGGCGCGGGCACGACCACACTGGAGTCCAAGACGAATTTCTTCGCGGCGGGCCGCGACGGCATCGTCCAGGCGGAGGCGACGCCGCTCCACCGCGGCAAGCGCACCCAGGTGTGGCAGACGCGCATCACGGACGCGTCGGGGCGCATGCTCTCGCTCACCACCCAGACGCAGATGGTGCTCATGTGA
- a CDS encoding multidrug efflux RND transporter permease subunit, with product MNIAEPFIRRPVATTLLSVAVLLAGAMAYRVLPVAPLPQVEFPVIQVQANLPGASPETMAASVATPLERSFGRIAGITEMTSTSLLGNTTIVLQFDLNRSIDAAARDVQAAINAASSDLPATLPTNPTYRKVNPADAPIMILAVTSGILPIGRLYDAADSILAQKLSQVEGIGQVIVGGAARPAVRVQVDPLRLTQLGIGLDQVRGALRTVNANTPKGAVAGPDRAWTITANDQLFTAEQYRPVIVAYRNGAPVRLSDVATVSESVENIRNAGVANGERAVLLIVFRQPGTNIIATVDRVLERMPELRASIPPAMTLAVVLDRTTTIRASFRDIQLTLALSVALVILVVFVFLRSVRSTTIPSIAIPLSLFGTFGGMYLFGYSLDNLSLMALTISTGFVVDDAIVVLENITRYLEVGESPLAAALRGAREIGFTVLSMSTSLVAVFIPILLMGGLVGRLFREFAVVLTLAILMSMVVSLTVTPMACAVLLRPKRERPPGRLARLGERAFDGTLAFYRVTLGWCLRHPLLILFVTLGTIGVNIYLFVVVPKGFFPQQDTGRISGNIQAEQDISFPAMRQKMNEFVTTVMADPAVSNVVAFTGGGNTTNTGRMFVSLKPQHDRNVTADQVITRLRSKLAHVPGATLFLQAVQDLRIGGRASNAQFQYTLQSAGGELGDLNAAAPRMLAKLRALPQLRDVSTDQQNRGLQAKLVIDRDVASRLGILPQGIDDSLYDAFGQRQVSTIFTQLNQYRVVMEVDPAFQQNPDALTGIYVKTPSGPPVPLSTLAHFTPTLTPLQVAHQGQFPAVTLSFNLAPGVALGDAVNAVRAAEREVGLPPTIRASFQGTLQAFQSSLASQPYLILAALAAVYIVLGVLYESYIHPLTILSTLPSAGVGAILALMLFGTDLSVIAMIGIVLLIGIVKKNAIMMIDFALDAERTGGKSPAEAIYEACLLRFRPIMMTTMAALLGGLPLALGLGTGAELRRPLGITIVGGLVLSQLLTLYTTPVVYLYLDRLRAWHGRRARPTTQTLETA from the coding sequence ATGAACATCGCCGAGCCCTTCATCCGACGCCCGGTCGCCACCACGTTGCTGAGCGTGGCCGTGCTGCTGGCGGGGGCGATGGCCTATCGCGTCCTGCCGGTGGCCCCGCTGCCCCAGGTGGAGTTCCCCGTCATCCAGGTGCAGGCCAACCTTCCCGGGGCGAGCCCGGAGACCATGGCGGCCTCGGTGGCGACTCCGCTCGAGCGCTCGTTCGGCCGCATCGCGGGCATCACCGAGATGACGTCCACGAGCTTGCTCGGCAACACCACCATCGTGCTCCAGTTCGACCTCAACCGAAGCATCGACGCGGCTGCGCGCGACGTGCAGGCCGCCATCAACGCGGCGAGCAGCGACCTGCCCGCGACCCTGCCCACGAATCCGACGTACCGCAAGGTCAATCCCGCCGACGCCCCCATCATGATCCTGGCGGTGACCTCGGGCATCCTGCCCATCGGCCGCCTCTACGACGCCGCCGACTCGATCCTGGCCCAGAAGCTCTCGCAGGTGGAGGGCATCGGCCAGGTCATCGTGGGCGGCGCGGCCCGACCCGCGGTGCGCGTGCAGGTCGATCCCCTGCGTCTCACCCAGCTCGGCATCGGGCTCGACCAGGTGCGGGGCGCGCTGCGCACGGTCAACGCCAACACGCCCAAGGGGGCGGTGGCCGGCCCCGACCGGGCCTGGACCATCACCGCCAACGATCAGCTCTTCACCGCCGAGCAGTATCGCCCGGTGATCGTGGCCTACCGGAACGGCGCTCCGGTGCGCCTCTCGGACGTGGCCACGGTGTCCGAGTCGGTGGAGAACATCCGCAACGCCGGCGTCGCCAACGGCGAGCGGGCGGTGCTGCTGATCGTCTTCCGCCAGCCCGGGACCAACATCATCGCAACGGTGGACCGGGTGCTCGAGCGGATGCCGGAGCTGCGCGCTTCCATCCCGCCCGCCATGACGCTCGCCGTCGTGCTCGACCGCACCACCACCATCCGCGCGTCCTTCCGCGACATCCAGCTCACGCTGGCGCTCTCGGTGGCCCTCGTGATCCTGGTGGTGTTCGTGTTCCTCCGCAGTGTCCGCTCCACCACCATCCCCAGCATCGCGATCCCGCTGTCGCTGTTCGGCACCTTCGGCGGCATGTACCTCTTCGGCTACAGTCTCGACAACCTCTCCCTGATGGCTCTCACCATCTCCACCGGCTTCGTGGTGGACGACGCCATCGTCGTGCTCGAGAACATCACCCGCTATCTCGAGGTGGGCGAATCACCCCTCGCCGCCGCCCTCCGCGGCGCGCGCGAGATCGGCTTCACCGTGCTCTCGATGAGCACGTCGCTGGTGGCGGTGTTCATTCCCATCCTGCTCATGGGCGGCCTCGTGGGCCGGCTCTTCCGCGAGTTCGCGGTGGTCCTGACGCTCGCGATCCTGATGTCGATGGTGGTCTCGCTCACCGTCACGCCCATGGCCTGCGCCGTCCTGCTCCGCCCGAAGCGCGAGCGGCCTCCGGGCCGGCTCGCTCGGCTCGGCGAGCGCGCCTTCGACGGCACGCTGGCCTTTTACCGCGTGACGCTCGGCTGGTGCCTGCGGCATCCGCTGCTGATCCTCTTCGTGACGCTGGGCACCATCGGTGTCAACATCTACCTCTTCGTCGTCGTGCCCAAGGGCTTCTTCCCCCAGCAGGACACCGGCCGCATCAGTGGGAACATCCAGGCCGAGCAGGACATCTCCTTCCCCGCCATGCGCCAGAAGATGAACGAGTTCGTGACCACGGTGATGGCCGATCCCGCCGTGTCCAACGTGGTCGCCTTCACCGGGGGCGGCAACACCACCAACACCGGCCGCATGTTCGTGTCCCTCAAGCCGCAGCACGACCGCAACGTCACCGCCGACCAGGTCATCACGCGCCTCCGGAGCAAGCTCGCCCATGTGCCGGGGGCGACGCTCTTCCTCCAGGCGGTGCAAGACTTACGGATCGGGGGGCGGGCGAGCAACGCGCAGTTCCAGTACACCTTGCAGAGCGCGGGCGGGGAGCTGGGCGATCTCAACGCGGCGGCGCCGCGCATGCTGGCCAAGCTGCGCGCGCTGCCCCAGCTGCGCGACGTGTCCACCGACCAGCAGAACCGAGGGCTTCAGGCCAAGCTCGTCATCGACCGCGACGTCGCTTCCCGGCTCGGCATCTTACCCCAGGGCATCGACGACAGCCTCTACGACGCCTTCGGCCAGCGACAGGTCTCGACGATCTTCACCCAGCTCAACCAGTACCGCGTGGTGATGGAGGTCGATCCCGCGTTCCAGCAGAATCCCGACGCCCTCACCGGCATCTACGTAAAGACGCCGAGCGGCCCGCCCGTGCCGCTCTCCACCCTCGCGCACTTCACGCCCACGCTGACGCCGCTGCAGGTGGCCCATCAGGGCCAGTTCCCCGCGGTCACGCTGTCGTTCAACCTCGCCCCCGGCGTGGCGCTGGGCGATGCGGTGAACGCGGTCCGCGCGGCCGAGCGCGAGGTGGGGCTGCCGCCCACGATCCGCGCCAGCTTCCAGGGCACCCTCCAGGCTTTCCAGTCCTCGCTCGCCTCGCAGCCCTATCTGATCCTCGCCGCGCTCGCCGCCGTCTACATCGTGCTGGGCGTGCTCTACGAGAGCTACATCCATCCCCTCACCATCCTGTCCACGCTGCCCTCCGCGGGTGTGGGCGCCATTCTCGCGCTCATGCTGTTCGGCACCGACCTCTCCGTCATCGCGATGATCGGCATCGTCCTCCTCATCGGCATCGTGAAGAAGAACGCGATCATGATGATCGACTTCGCACTCGACGCCGAGCGCACGGGCGGCAAGAGCCCCGCCGAAGCCATCTACGAGGCGTGTCTCCTGCGCTTCCGCCCCATCATGATGACGACGATGGCGGCGCTGCTGGGCGGGCTGCCGCTGGCGTTGGGCCTCGGTACCGGCGCCGAGCTGCGCCGGCCCCTCGGCATCACGATCGTGGGCGGCCTCGTCCTCTCACAGCTCCTCACGCTCTACACGACCCCCGTGGTCTATCTCTATCTCGACCGGCTCCGCGCCTGGCATGGGCGCCGGGCCCGCCCGACGACGCAGACCCTGGAGACCGCATGA
- a CDS encoding SDR family NAD(P)-dependent oxidoreductase has protein sequence MGKLDGKVVLVTGASRGIGADIARLFAAEGGRVVCAARTLREGDHPLAGSLEHTVGEITAAGGQATAIAADISEPDECARLVRAARDAYGPIDVLVNNAALTYFIEVKDYPVNKWLRSWAVNVHAPFVLSKLVLEDMIPRRRGSIVNISSGSAIGPGRGPYPEPERYTGGTCYGAEKAALERFTQGLAREVYPHGVSVTAVSPSQVVPTPGTVHHKLVRSMDDPRGEPPILMARAALILATEPCARITGRVTYSQEILKEHGWIAEARGRGVDSRGSGYSQI, from the coding sequence ATGGGCAAGCTCGACGGCAAGGTCGTCCTGGTCACCGGCGCGAGCCGCGGCATCGGCGCGGACATCGCCCGCCTGTTCGCCGCGGAGGGCGGCCGCGTGGTCTGCGCGGCGCGCACGCTTCGGGAAGGAGATCACCCATTGGCCGGCTCGCTCGAGCACACGGTGGGCGAGATCACGGCGGCCGGCGGCCAGGCCACCGCGATCGCGGCCGACATCTCCGAGCCGGACGAGTGCGCCCGCCTCGTCCGGGCCGCCCGCGACGCCTATGGTCCCATCGACGTCCTGGTGAACAACGCCGCGCTGACCTACTTCATCGAGGTCAAGGACTACCCCGTCAACAAGTGGCTGCGCTCGTGGGCGGTGAACGTCCACGCGCCATTCGTCCTCTCCAAGCTCGTGCTGGAGGACATGATCCCGCGCCGCCGCGGCAGCATCGTGAACATTTCCTCGGGCTCGGCCATCGGCCCCGGACGCGGACCCTATCCCGAGCCCGAGCGCTATACCGGCGGCACCTGCTACGGGGCGGAGAAGGCGGCGCTCGAGCGCTTCACCCAGGGGCTGGCACGCGAGGTCTACCCGCACGGCGTCTCCGTCACCGCGGTGTCGCCGTCGCAGGTGGTGCCCACCCCCGGCACCGTGCACCACAAGCTCGTGCGCAGCATGGACGATCCGCGCGGTGAGCCGCCCATCCTGATGGCCCGGGCCGCCCTCATTCTGGCCACCGAGCCGTGCGCGCGCATCACGGGACGGGTGACCTACAGCCAGGAGATTCTCAAGGAGCACGGCTGGATCGCCGAGGCCCGGGGGCGCGGCGTCGACAGCCGGGGCAGCGGCTACTCGCAGATCTGA
- a CDS encoding cytochrome c/FTR1 family iron permease, whose protein sequence is MRIRDSFRRIAPRAALVAVAWLLVASPATAQAPPGAEPDPAQLILHILDYVAVDYSGAVQDGKVLDEGEYREQVEFVGQARALLGRLEARPERAGLEAQADRLVALVKAKGSDADVARLAGGLRWALIGAYRVDVAPKRVPDLKRGAALFAARCALCHGATGHGDGPAAQSLDPRPSDFYDAERMSQRSLYSVFSTITLGVEGTAMAGFRDLTEDERWALAFHVTGLAAPEAERARGQALWTAGKGRDVFSDLASLATRSPRELTARHGADAAAFLAYLRSDPEALVPQGNAAIAISLRLLRQSLEAYRGGRAREAQDLAVSAYLDGFELAEPSLDAVDHPLRLAIEGEMLRFRGLVKEGAPLGAVETQAGKVEALLTRAQARLDTDRLTPAATFVSAFIILLREGLEALLVVAAVIALLVKAGRRDALPWVHGGWVVALLLGGVTWWVASRVLTISGSTRETTEGVTALVAAAVLLYVGFWMHGKSQSHRWQAFLEARLAGALSGRTMLALASVSFLAVYREVFETVLFYEALAAQAGPSGGPALLGGLAAAAVALVALGWVIVRGSLRLPIGLFFGVSAIVVGVLAVVFVGNGIAALQEAGAFPQHALELPAIPLLGIHPSVEGLTVQALLLVILVAGFAWSSRVARERPA, encoded by the coding sequence GTGCGCATTCGGGATTCGTTCCGCCGCATCGCGCCGCGCGCCGCGCTCGTCGCGGTCGCCTGGCTGCTGGTCGCGAGCCCAGCCACCGCGCAGGCCCCGCCGGGCGCCGAGCCCGATCCCGCGCAGTTGATCCTCCACATCCTGGACTACGTGGCGGTGGACTATTCGGGCGCGGTGCAGGACGGCAAGGTTCTGGACGAGGGCGAGTACCGCGAGCAGGTCGAGTTCGTGGGACAGGCGCGCGCGCTGCTGGGGCGCCTCGAGGCGCGGCCCGAGCGCGCGGGGCTGGAGGCCCAAGCGGACCGGCTGGTCGCCCTCGTCAAGGCCAAGGGGTCCGACGCCGACGTGGCGCGCCTTGCCGGCGGGTTGCGCTGGGCGCTCATCGGCGCGTACCGCGTCGACGTCGCGCCGAAACGTGTCCCCGACCTCAAGCGAGGCGCGGCGCTCTTCGCCGCGCGCTGCGCCCTCTGCCACGGCGCCACGGGCCACGGCGACGGGCCCGCGGCCCAGAGCCTCGATCCCCGGCCCAGCGACTTCTACGACGCCGAGCGCATGAGCCAGCGCAGTCTCTACAGTGTGTTCAGCACGATCACGCTGGGCGTGGAGGGCACCGCGATGGCGGGCTTCCGCGACCTCACCGAGGACGAGCGCTGGGCGCTGGCTTTCCACGTGACCGGGCTCGCCGCGCCGGAGGCGGAGCGCGCCCGCGGCCAGGCCCTCTGGACCGCGGGCAAGGGCCGCGACGTGTTCTCCGATCTCGCGAGCCTTGCCACGCGGAGCCCACGCGAGCTCACGGCGCGCCACGGCGCCGACGCCGCGGCGTTCCTCGCCTATCTCCGCAGCGATCCGGAGGCGCTGGTGCCGCAGGGCAACGCGGCCATCGCCATCAGCCTTCGCCTGCTTCGCCAGAGCCTGGAGGCGTATCGCGGCGGGCGGGCGCGCGAGGCGCAGGACCTCGCGGTGTCCGCCTATCTCGACGGCTTCGAGCTGGCCGAGCCCAGCCTGGACGCGGTGGACCACCCGCTCCGCCTGGCCATCGAGGGCGAGATGCTTCGCTTCCGCGGGCTCGTGAAGGAGGGGGCGCCCCTCGGGGCGGTGGAGACCCAGGCGGGCAAGGTGGAGGCGTTGCTCACCCGGGCGCAGGCGCGGCTCGACACGGACCGGCTCACGCCGGCCGCGACGTTCGTGTCGGCGTTCATCATCCTGCTGCGCGAGGGGCTCGAAGCGCTGCTGGTCGTCGCGGCGGTGATCGCGCTACTCGTCAAAGCGGGCCGGCGCGACGCGCTCCCGTGGGTGCACGGCGGCTGGGTCGTGGCGCTGCTGCTGGGCGGGGTCACGTGGTGGGTGGCGTCCCGCGTGCTCACGATCAGCGGCTCGACGCGCGAGACCACCGAGGGCGTGACGGCGCTCGTGGCCGCCGCGGTGCTCCTCTACGTGGGCTTCTGGATGCACGGCAAGAGCCAGTCGCACCGCTGGCAGGCCTTCCTCGAGGCGCGGCTTGCCGGCGCCCTGTCGGGGCGCACGATGCTCGCCCTGGCCTCCGTGTCCTTCCTCGCCGTATACCGCGAGGTGTTCGAGACCGTGCTCTTCTACGAGGCGCTGGCCGCGCAGGCCGGGCCGAGCGGCGGGCCGGCACTGCTCGGCGGGCTCGCGGCGGCGGCGGTGGCCCTGGTCGCGCTCGGTTGGGTCATCGTGCGCGGCAGCCTCCGGCTGCCCATCGGGCTCTTCTTCGGAGTGTCGGCCATCGTGGTCGGAGTCCTCGCGGTGGTGTTCGTGGGCAACGGCATCGCCGCGCTCCAGGAAGCCGGGGCATTCCCTCAGCACGCGCTGGAGCTTCCCGCCATCCCGCTGCTCGGCATTCACCCGAGCGTCGAGGGGCTGACCGTGCAGGCACTGCTCCTCGTGATCCTCGTCGCGGGCTTCGCGTGGAGCTCGCGCGTGGCGCGCGAACGGCCCGCGTAG
- a CDS encoding DUF6607 family protein, with amino-acid sequence MRALVGSLALLLALGTAALADVQDLRERGLAAIRSLTGCFLVDYSFVEVESLRPGYTRDPRVYDVNRDKSVKEWITAEQIAPNRIWLQRILFAADLDGTVRMDSVLRHQSEDWEFDAPFLYDFTGPQIWQPRDLRATPHLWTRRVTNLDDGPRYQCAGAWTAGGYPEWSCDSYAPVPGRETRDMGRSDYQALDRRTRIVAYGSSFLERQNNVKTLHAQGVRTPLVRELGKTWYVRLPEGECAVGAAFSRDRAAFWELLRATWDGVLNGAGPFVERTPPGQPPRFVKMFEVEEEFMGKDFTDPTVREAARARIRGVIDAYRAP; translated from the coding sequence ATGCGTGCGCTCGTCGGCTCGCTCGCCCTGCTCCTGGCGCTCGGCACCGCGGCGCTGGCCGACGTCCAGGACCTGCGCGAGCGTGGGCTCGCCGCGATCCGGAGCCTCACCGGGTGCTTCCTCGTGGACTACAGCTTCGTCGAGGTCGAGAGCCTCCGCCCCGGCTACACGCGGGATCCGCGCGTCTACGACGTCAACCGGGACAAGTCGGTGAAGGAATGGATCACCGCTGAGCAGATCGCGCCGAATCGCATCTGGCTCCAGCGCATCCTCTTCGCCGCCGACCTCGACGGAACTGTTCGGATGGATAGCGTGCTTCGCCATCAGTCGGAGGATTGGGAGTTCGACGCGCCCTTCCTCTACGACTTCACGGGGCCGCAGATCTGGCAGCCGCGCGATCTCCGGGCCACGCCCCATCTCTGGACGCGGCGGGTCACCAATCTCGACGACGGCCCGCGCTATCAGTGCGCGGGGGCGTGGACCGCCGGCGGCTATCCGGAATGGTCGTGCGACAGCTACGCCCCCGTGCCCGGACGGGAGACACGCGACATGGGCCGCTCCGACTATCAGGCGCTGGACCGTCGCACGCGCATCGTGGCCTACGGCTCGAGCTTTCTGGAGCGGCAGAACAACGTGAAGACGCTTCATGCCCAGGGCGTCCGCACCCCCCTCGTGCGCGAGCTCGGCAAGACCTGGTACGTCCGGCTGCCCGAGGGGGAATGTGCGGTGGGCGCGGCGTTCTCCCGCGATCGCGCGGCCTTCTGGGAGTTGCTCCGGGCGACCTGGGACGGCGTGCTGAACGGCGCCGGCCCCTTCGTGGAGCGGACGCCGCCTGGCCAGCCTCCTCGCTTCGTCAAGATGTTCGAGGTGGAGGAGGAATTCATGGGCAAGGATTTCACGGATCCCACGGTGCGCGAGGCGGCCCGCGCGCGCATCCGGGGCGTCATCGACGCGTACCGGGCGCCGTAG